Proteins encoded by one window of Asterias rubens chromosome 18, eAstRub1.3, whole genome shotgun sequence:
- the LOC117302716 gene encoding histone-lysine N-methyltransferase PRDM16-like isoform X1, with the protein MFHYSEPGVCDYSETIMDEETLPSPPSPHQPAGAPLIRQQSSPVTTTFDTYPTESNMETQRPHTHHQQLTQQQQHPVYIPEDVVLPPEFELRESCIVEAGLGVFSLVDIPVGERFGPFAGVERLAVKDTQCAWEVSSNSFSVFWLSEDVASRAFLLNCVVRKYLESTWL; encoded by the exons ATGTTTCATTATTCGGAGCCTGGTGTAT GTGATTATAGTGAGACCATCATGGACGAAGAGACACTCCCCTCCCCACCGTCCCCTCACCAACCCGCCGGGGCGCCGTTAATCCGACAGCAGTCTTCGCCGGTAACGACTACCTTCGATACCTACCCGACAGAGAGCAATATGGAGACGCAACGACCACATACGCATCACCAACAGCTGACGCAGCAACAGCAGCATCCGGTGTACATTCCAGAGGACGTCGTCCTGCCACCGGAATTCGAACTCCGCGAATCTTGTATCGTTGAAGCGGGACTAGGTGTGTTTTCATTGGTTGATATACCCGTCGGAGAGCGGTTTGGACCATTTGCAGGAGTCGAGAGACTTGCCGTTAAAGATACACAGTGCGCCTGGGAGGTAAGTTCGAATTCCTTCTCTGTTTTTTGGTTGTCGGAAGATGTTGCAAGTCGAGCTTTTTTGTTGAACTGTGTCGTCAGAAAGTATTTGGAAAGTACATGGTTGTGA
- the LOC117302716 gene encoding histone-lysine N-methyltransferase PRDM16-like isoform X2, translating to MDEETLPSPPSPHQPAGAPLIRQQSSPVTTTFDTYPTESNMETQRPHTHHQQLTQQQQHPVYIPEDVVLPPEFELRESCIVEAGLGVFSLVDIPVGERFGPFAGVERLAVKDTQCAWEVSSNSFSVFWLSEDVASRAFLLNCVVRKYLESTWL from the coding sequence ATGGACGAAGAGACACTCCCCTCCCCACCGTCCCCTCACCAACCCGCCGGGGCGCCGTTAATCCGACAGCAGTCTTCGCCGGTAACGACTACCTTCGATACCTACCCGACAGAGAGCAATATGGAGACGCAACGACCACATACGCATCACCAACAGCTGACGCAGCAACAGCAGCATCCGGTGTACATTCCAGAGGACGTCGTCCTGCCACCGGAATTCGAACTCCGCGAATCTTGTATCGTTGAAGCGGGACTAGGTGTGTTTTCATTGGTTGATATACCCGTCGGAGAGCGGTTTGGACCATTTGCAGGAGTCGAGAGACTTGCCGTTAAAGATACACAGTGCGCCTGGGAGGTAAGTTCGAATTCCTTCTCTGTTTTTTGGTTGTCGGAAGATGTTGCAAGTCGAGCTTTTTTGTTGAACTGTGTCGTCAGAAAGTATTTGGAAAGTACATGGTTGTGA